Proteins encoded together in one Kutzneria kofuensis window:
- a CDS encoding formimidoylglutamate deiminase, with amino-acid sequence MIYWCERAWLPDGVVAGVLVHVGDDGRIASVSTSDSPPPGAQRLNGIVLPGFANAHSHAFHRALRGRTHADGGTFWTWRQAMYQLAERLTPESYLKLATAVYAEMAVAGIACVGEFHYLHHGPGGTPYADPNEMGHVLREAAATAGIRITLLDTCYVAGGIGTELTGTQLRFSDGDATRWAARVSGLKSDNVMRVGAAIHSVRGVPREQLADVAAVDGPLHVHLSEQPAENEACLAAYGMTPTALLAEAGVLSPRTTAVHATHLTEADRKLLGDSTTTACFCPTTEADLADGIGPARELVDAGSPLSLGSDQHVVIDPLVETRALEHGERLRTGRRGRFSPEELLAAATAAGHACLGWPDAGRIAAGAPADLVAIGLDSVRTAGSRPEQVLLAANSSDVDTVVVGGRVVATQGRHATLGEVGPLLADVMGELWQS; translated from the coding sequence GTGATCTACTGGTGTGAACGGGCCTGGCTGCCCGACGGTGTGGTCGCCGGCGTGCTCGTGCACGTCGGCGACGACGGTCGGATCGCGTCAGTGTCCACTTCGGACTCTCCGCCGCCCGGTGCCCAGCGCCTGAACGGAATCGTGCTGCCGGGGTTCGCCAACGCGCACTCGCACGCGTTCCACCGGGCCCTGCGTGGCCGTACGCACGCCGACGGCGGCACGTTCTGGACCTGGCGGCAGGCGATGTACCAGCTCGCCGAGCGGCTCACGCCGGAGAGCTACCTGAAACTGGCGACCGCCGTCTACGCCGAGATGGCCGTCGCCGGTATCGCGTGCGTCGGTGAATTCCACTACCTGCACCACGGTCCCGGCGGCACCCCGTACGCCGACCCCAACGAGATGGGCCACGTGCTGCGGGAAGCCGCCGCCACGGCCGGAATCCGCATCACGTTGCTCGACACCTGTTACGTGGCAGGGGGAATCGGCACCGAACTTACCGGCACCCAGCTCCGGTTCAGCGACGGTGACGCAACCCGTTGGGCAGCACGCGTTTCCGGGCTGAAGTCGGACAATGTGATGCGGGTCGGCGCGGCCATCCACTCCGTGCGCGGCGTTCCCCGTGAGCAGCTGGCGGACGTCGCCGCGGTCGACGGGCCGCTGCACGTCCACCTCTCCGAGCAGCCGGCGGAGAACGAGGCTTGCCTTGCCGCGTACGGAATGACGCCGACCGCGCTGCTGGCCGAGGCCGGCGTGCTGTCGCCCCGGACGACCGCCGTGCACGCCACGCACCTCACCGAGGCCGACCGCAAGCTGCTCGGCGACAGCACCACCACTGCGTGCTTCTGCCCGACTACGGAGGCGGACCTCGCCGACGGCATCGGGCCGGCGCGGGAGCTCGTCGACGCCGGTAGCCCGCTTTCCCTTGGCAGTGACCAACATGTCGTGATCGACCCACTGGTGGAGACGCGGGCGCTCGAACACGGCGAGCGGCTGCGCACCGGCCGGCGCGGCCGGTTCAGTCCCGAGGAGCTGCTTGCCGCCGCAACCGCCGCCGGTCACGCCTGCCTCGGCTGGCCCGACGCCGGCCGCATCGCCGCCGGCGCGCCGGCGGACCTGGTCGCGATCGGTCTGGATTCAGTACGAACGGCGGGTAGCCGTCCCGAACAGGTTCTGCTTGCCGCGAATTCGTCCGATGTGGACACGGTAGTAGTCGGAGGGCGGGTTGTGGCCACCCAGGGCCGCCATGCGACGCTAGGGGAGGTAGGACCTCTTCTCGCGGACGTGATGGGGGAACTGTGGCAGTCCTGA
- the surE gene encoding 5'/3'-nucleotidase SurE has product MNSLRVLVTNDDGIDSPGLAALARCAVELGHETIIAAPRVEASGTGAGLTASAGNRSAAVERRTLKELPEVPAYAVEAHPGLIALIGCRGAFGGRPDLVLSGVNLGPNIGRAVIHSGTVGAALTAHINGVTALAVSLGVGLDPTEVPLWDVVDPYVKDVLGFIEPGTVLNLNVPNRPDPGPLQWATLTAYGRVQSRVTHQDDEMIELTTVELDDEVEPGSDAALLDAGYATVTELQSVTAVERPRATPPR; this is encoded by the coding sequence GTGAACTCACTCCGCGTTCTGGTCACCAACGACGACGGCATCGACTCCCCCGGGCTGGCGGCACTGGCGCGCTGTGCGGTGGAGCTGGGCCACGAGACGATCATCGCGGCGCCTCGGGTGGAGGCGAGCGGGACGGGCGCCGGGCTGACGGCGTCCGCGGGCAACCGAAGCGCGGCGGTCGAGCGCCGAACGCTGAAGGAGCTGCCGGAAGTGCCGGCGTACGCGGTCGAGGCGCACCCGGGCCTGATCGCCCTGATCGGCTGCCGAGGAGCCTTCGGCGGCCGCCCGGACCTGGTGCTGTCGGGCGTGAACCTGGGCCCGAACATCGGCCGGGCGGTCATCCACTCGGGCACGGTGGGGGCAGCGCTGACGGCGCACATCAACGGCGTGACGGCGCTGGCGGTGTCGCTGGGCGTCGGCCTGGACCCGACGGAGGTGCCGCTGTGGGACGTGGTCGACCCGTACGTGAAGGACGTGCTGGGCTTCATCGAACCGGGCACGGTCCTCAACCTGAACGTGCCGAACCGGCCGGACCCGGGCCCGCTGCAGTGGGCGACGCTCACGGCGTACGGGCGGGTGCAGAGCCGGGTCACCCACCAGGACGACGAGATGATCGAGCTGACCACGGTCGAGCTGGACGACGAGGTGGAGCCGGGTTCGGACGCGGCGCTGCTGGACGCCGGCTACGCCACTGTCACCGAACTCCAGTCGGTCACCGCTGTCGAACGCCCGCGCGCCACACCGCCCAGGTGA
- the hutI gene encoding imidazolonepropionase, with product MAVLITGIAELTTNDGELGKLTDAALVVDGDRVAWVGAAADAPDADERVDVEGRAVLPGWVDSHTHLVFAGDRTAEFGARMSGQPYAAGGIAVTVDATRAASDKQLAAGLRRHVDEAVCQGTTYIETKTGYGLTVADELRSAVLAGQYADEVTFLGAHLVPPGAKADEYVDLVCGPMLDAVAPHVTWADVFCETGAFDEDQSRTVLTAAGKKGLGLRVHGNQLGPGPGVRLAVEMGAASVDHCTYLTPADVAALADSDTVATLLPACDLSTRQPLPEVRALLDAGVTVALASNCNPGSSYTSSMAFCVTTAVLQMRMTVEEAVRAATLGGAQALRRDDIGVLRPGSRADVHVLNAPSTTHLAYRPGVPLTWAVWRAGVRQR from the coding sequence GTGGCAGTCCTGATCACCGGCATCGCCGAGCTGACCACGAACGACGGCGAGCTGGGCAAGCTGACCGACGCCGCCCTGGTGGTGGACGGCGACCGGGTGGCCTGGGTCGGAGCCGCCGCCGATGCCCCGGATGCCGACGAGCGCGTCGACGTCGAGGGCCGCGCCGTGCTGCCGGGCTGGGTCGACAGCCACACCCACCTGGTCTTCGCCGGCGACCGGACCGCCGAGTTCGGGGCCCGGATGTCCGGCCAGCCCTACGCCGCCGGCGGCATCGCCGTCACCGTCGACGCGACCCGTGCCGCCAGCGACAAGCAGCTCGCCGCCGGCCTTCGCCGGCACGTCGACGAGGCCGTTTGCCAAGGCACCACGTACATCGAGACCAAGACCGGCTACGGCCTGACCGTCGCCGACGAACTCCGCTCGGCCGTGCTGGCCGGCCAGTACGCCGACGAGGTCACGTTTCTCGGCGCGCACCTCGTGCCGCCGGGAGCGAAGGCCGACGAGTACGTGGACCTCGTGTGCGGACCGATGCTCGACGCCGTCGCCCCACACGTGACCTGGGCCGACGTGTTCTGCGAGACCGGCGCGTTCGACGAGGACCAGTCGCGCACGGTGCTGACCGCCGCCGGCAAGAAGGGCCTCGGGCTGCGGGTGCACGGCAACCAGCTCGGCCCCGGGCCCGGCGTGCGGCTGGCCGTGGAGATGGGCGCCGCGAGCGTCGACCACTGCACCTACCTGACGCCCGCCGACGTCGCCGCGCTGGCCGACTCCGACACCGTCGCCACGCTGCTGCCCGCCTGCGACCTGTCCACCCGGCAGCCGTTGCCCGAGGTGCGAGCACTGCTCGACGCCGGCGTCACCGTCGCGCTGGCGTCCAACTGCAATCCCGGCTCGTCGTACACGTCCTCGATGGCGTTCTGCGTGACCACCGCCGTGCTGCAGATGCGGATGACCGTCGAGGAGGCCGTGCGCGCCGCCACGCTCGGCGGCGCGCAGGCCCTTCGTCGGGACGATATCGGCGTGCTACGACCCGGTTCGCGGGCGGACGTGCACGTGCTCAACGCTCCGTCCACCACGCATCTCGCCTACCGGCCCGGGGTGCCGCTCACCTGGGCGGTGTGGCGCGCGGGCGTTCGACAGCGGTGA
- a CDS encoding allantoate amidohydrolase: MTATATGLLAAIADVGADRTRGGYSRHGFDRVELELREWFTAEASKRGLAVETDRNGNIWAWWGNPGPDAVITGSHLDSVPGGGAFDGPLGVVSSLAAVDVLRAKGFTPRRPLAVVVFVEEEGGRFGVPCLGSRLMTGAIDADKARSLLDPDGVSLADAIKRSGADPSTLGPDEEALARIGCFVELHVEQGRGLTVPVGVASSILAHGRWRFTFTGEGNHAGATLMEDRRDPMVPAASLVLAARKAAVGGARATVGRVVPVPGGTNVIASEVNVWLDARAADDAATKSVVAEIQAMARQAAAEEGCGVRVTQESYGDTVVFDQVLRDDLSTVLGGVPALPTGAGHDAGILASRVPTAMLFVRNPTGVSHAPEEYAEPDDCEAGVAALATTLEHLAS, from the coding sequence ATGACGGCTACGGCCACCGGCCTGCTGGCGGCGATCGCCGACGTCGGCGCGGACCGCACCCGTGGCGGGTACTCCCGCCACGGGTTCGACCGGGTCGAGCTGGAGCTGCGCGAGTGGTTCACGGCCGAGGCGTCGAAGCGCGGCCTGGCCGTGGAGACCGACCGCAACGGCAACATCTGGGCGTGGTGGGGAAATCCCGGTCCGGACGCCGTGATCACCGGCAGCCACCTGGACTCCGTGCCCGGCGGCGGCGCGTTCGACGGGCCGCTCGGCGTCGTGTCCTCGCTGGCGGCGGTGGATGTGCTGCGGGCCAAGGGCTTCACGCCGCGCAGGCCGCTGGCCGTGGTGGTCTTCGTCGAGGAGGAGGGCGGTCGGTTCGGTGTGCCCTGCCTCGGCTCTCGGCTGATGACGGGCGCGATCGACGCCGACAAGGCGCGGTCGCTGCTCGACCCGGACGGGGTGTCGCTGGCGGACGCGATCAAGCGTTCCGGCGCGGATCCGTCGACCCTCGGGCCGGACGAGGAAGCGTTGGCGCGCATCGGATGCTTCGTCGAGCTGCACGTGGAACAGGGCCGTGGGCTGACCGTCCCGGTCGGCGTGGCGTCATCGATCCTGGCGCACGGCCGGTGGCGGTTCACCTTCACCGGTGAGGGAAACCATGCCGGGGCAACGCTGATGGAGGATCGCCGCGACCCGATGGTGCCGGCCGCTTCGCTGGTGTTGGCCGCCCGCAAGGCGGCCGTCGGCGGTGCGCGGGCGACCGTGGGCCGGGTGGTGCCGGTTCCCGGTGGTACCAACGTGATCGCGTCCGAGGTGAACGTCTGGCTGGACGCCCGTGCGGCAGACGATGCCGCCACGAAGTCGGTCGTCGCCGAGATTCAGGCGATGGCCCGGCAGGCGGCCGCCGAGGAGGGCTGCGGGGTCCGGGTCACGCAGGAGTCGTACGGCGACACCGTTGTGTTCGACCAGGTTCTCCGTGACGATCTGTCCACTGTGCTCGGTGGTGTGCCGGCGCTGCCGACCGGCGCCGGGCATGACGCCGGCATCCTGGCCAGCCGGGTGCCGACCGCGATGTTGTTCGTGCGCAACCCGACCGGCGTCAGCCACGCGCCGGAGGAGTACGCGGAGCCGGACGACTGCGAGGCCGGGGTTGCCGCGCTGGCGACGACGCTGGAGCATCTGGCGTCGTGA
- a CDS encoding DUF6104 family protein, whose amino-acid sequence MYFTDRGIEELEDRRGEEEVTLAWVADRLRAFVDLNPEFETAVERLATFLARDDSDDIDD is encoded by the coding sequence GTGTACTTCACCGACCGTGGCATCGAGGAGCTGGAGGACCGGCGCGGCGAGGAGGAGGTCACCCTCGCCTGGGTCGCCGACCGCCTGCGCGCCTTCGTCGACCTCAACCCCGAGTTCGAGACCGCCGTCGAACGCCTGGCCACCTTCCTGGCCCGCGACGACTCCGACGACATCGACGACTGA
- the hutU gene encoding urocanate hydratase yields the protein MSEPIRAARGTKLTARSWSTEAPLRMLHNNLDPEVAERPEDLVVYGGTGRAARDWPSFHAISRELTTLGEDETLLVQSGRPVGVLRTHEWAPRVLIANSNLVPDWANWPEFRRLEAAGLTMYGQMTAGSWIYIGTQGILQGTYETFAAVANKRFGGTLAGTLTVTAGLGGMGGAQPLAVTMNDGVALCIDVDPERAQRRVEHRYLDEVADNLDDAIRRVEAAKRDRKALSVGLVGNAAEVLPELLRRGVEVDIVTDQTSAHDPLSYLPIGVDLGDWHDYAARKPEEFTDRARASMAQHVQAMVGFQDGGAEVFDYGNSLRGEAKLGGYERAFEFPGFVPAYIRPLFCEGKGPFRWAALSGDPADIAATDRAILELFPDNEPLKRWIRMAGERVAFQGLPARICWLGYGERHLAGLRFNEMVASGELSAPVVIGRDHLDCGSVASPYRETEGMADGSDAIADWPLLNALVNTASGATWVSIHHGGGVGIGRSIHAGQVTVADGTALAGQKIERVLTNDPGMGVLRHVDAGYALADEVAQEKGVKIPMKAN from the coding sequence ATGTCCGAGCCCATTCGGGCCGCCCGTGGCACGAAGCTGACCGCGCGCAGCTGGTCCACCGAGGCGCCGTTGCGGATGCTGCACAACAACCTGGACCCGGAGGTCGCCGAGCGCCCCGAGGATCTGGTGGTCTACGGCGGCACGGGCCGTGCCGCCCGCGACTGGCCGAGCTTCCACGCGATCTCCCGCGAGCTGACCACACTCGGCGAGGACGAGACGCTGCTGGTGCAGTCCGGCCGGCCGGTCGGCGTGCTGCGCACCCACGAGTGGGCGCCGCGGGTGCTGATCGCCAACTCCAACCTGGTGCCGGACTGGGCCAACTGGCCCGAGTTCCGCCGCCTGGAGGCCGCCGGCCTCACCATGTACGGCCAGATGACCGCCGGCTCGTGGATCTACATCGGCACCCAGGGCATCCTGCAGGGCACCTACGAGACGTTCGCCGCGGTGGCCAACAAGCGCTTCGGCGGCACCCTCGCCGGCACGCTGACCGTCACCGCCGGCCTCGGTGGCATGGGCGGCGCGCAGCCGCTGGCCGTCACCATGAACGACGGTGTGGCGCTGTGCATCGACGTCGACCCGGAGCGCGCGCAGCGCCGGGTGGAGCACCGCTATCTCGACGAGGTCGCCGACAATCTGGACGACGCGATTCGCCGCGTCGAGGCGGCCAAGCGCGACCGCAAGGCACTGTCGGTCGGTCTCGTCGGCAACGCCGCCGAGGTCCTGCCGGAGCTGCTGCGCCGCGGCGTCGAGGTCGACATCGTAACCGACCAGACCTCGGCCCATGACCCGCTGTCGTACCTGCCGATCGGCGTCGATCTCGGCGACTGGCACGACTACGCGGCGCGCAAGCCCGAGGAGTTCACCGACCGGGCACGGGCCTCGATGGCGCAGCACGTGCAGGCCATGGTCGGCTTCCAGGACGGCGGCGCCGAGGTCTTCGACTACGGCAACTCGCTGCGCGGCGAGGCCAAGCTCGGCGGCTACGAGCGGGCCTTCGAGTTCCCCGGCTTCGTGCCGGCCTACATCCGGCCGCTGTTCTGCGAGGGAAAGGGCCCGTTCCGCTGGGCGGCGCTGTCCGGCGACCCGGCCGACATCGCGGCCACCGACCGCGCGATCCTGGAGCTGTTCCCGGACAACGAGCCGCTCAAGCGGTGGATCCGGATGGCCGGGGAACGCGTTGCGTTCCAAGGACTTCCGGCCCGCATCTGCTGGCTCGGCTACGGCGAGCGGCACCTGGCCGGCCTGCGTTTCAACGAGATGGTGGCCAGCGGTGAGCTGTCCGCGCCGGTGGTCATCGGCCGCGACCACCTCGACTGCGGCTCGGTCGCGTCCCCGTACCGGGAGACCGAGGGCATGGCCGACGGCTCGGACGCGATCGCCGACTGGCCGTTGCTGAACGCCCTGGTCAACACCGCTTCCGGCGCCACGTGGGTGTCCATCCACCACGGCGGCGGCGTCGGCATCGGCCGGTCCATCCACGCCGGCCAGGTCACCGTGGCCGACGGCACCGCGCTGGCCGGGCAGAAGATCGAGCGGGTGCTGACCAACGACCCGGGCATGGGTGTGCTGCGGCACGTCGACGCCGGCTACGCGCTGGCCGATGAGGTCGCGCAGGAGAAGGGCGTCAAGATCCCGATGAAGGCCAACTGA